ATTATCGGATAATAATGGCAAAAAGCATTAAAAGCCCTAAAAGCAAGGACGTTATAACTAGATATGATTGGTTTATTTTCGGTGTAGCATTAGCAGGATGGACATTAGCGTCTATGGATCTCAATTTATATTCAATAAATTTGCCATTTATATTATCAGACTTCCACATTAGCCTACAGCTAGGAGGAGTAATAACATCAATTATTTTTGCTGGAGCTACAATAGTAGTGTGGGCTTTAGGTCCTCTATTAGATTCTTACGGTAGAAAAACGGTATGGCAAATCAGTCTAATATTTACTGCATTATTTACTGGATTTACTATTTTCGCATACACTGTAGTACTTTTAACCTTAGTTAGAGTACTCGCAGACGGTTTTTCATATATAGAATTTCCCACCGGCATTACAATAGCCAATGAACAATTCCCTGAAAAACATAGGGGTAGCATGTACGGATGGGTTCAAGGAGGATTTCCATTAGGATACTTTCTGGCAGTTATAATATCTTATCTAGTAGAACCATATTTTGGAGGACCATATGCTGGCTGGAGATACGCATTTTTAATAGGAATAGTCCCTATAGTAGTTGTAATTATAATGAGATTATGGGTAAAAGAACCAGAAAGGGCAGATTATATGCTAAAGGCGAAGAAACTGGTAAAGGAAGGTAAAATTGAAGAGGCTAAAAAACTTCTTGAGAAATATAACATGGACTTATCCCAGATAGCCAATTTTACATATAAGCAAATGTTTACTGATCCTAAACTTAAGAAGCAAAGCATTGTAACGACATTAGCAGAGGTTAGTCACGAATTTGCTACTCCTGCTTTGTTCTTCTTTACCTCCACCGCATTAATTTACTATAAGCATTTTCCTCCTAATTTAGTATTTATCACATTAGCCATAGCGACCTTCTTAGCATTCCTAGGTTATGGAATTATGGGACATATAGGACAAAGAATTGGAAGAAAGAAAGCTAGTGTTATTATTGGATTAATAGGC
This genomic interval from Acidianus sp. HS-5 contains the following:
- a CDS encoding MFS transporter, whose product is MAKSIKSPKSKDVITRYDWFIFGVALAGWTLASMDLNLYSINLPFILSDFHISLQLGGVITSIIFAGATIVVWALGPLLDSYGRKTVWQISLIFTALFTGFTIFAYTVVLLTLVRVLADGFSYIEFPTGITIANEQFPEKHRGSMYGWVQGGFPLGYFLAVIISYLVEPYFGGPYAGWRYAFLIGIVPIVVVIIMRLWVKEPERADYMLKAKKLVKEGKIEEAKKLLEKYNMDLSQIANFTYKQMFTDPKLKKQSIVTTLAEVSHEFATPALFFFTSTALIYYKHFPPNLVFITLAIATFLAFLGYGIMGHIGQRIGRKKASVIIGLIGGASVIFFALSSGYLATIISTLLFYPLVLSWNGTWWSYIADTFPTRVRGTAESWQVGLNDFAWVIGSLVYGFVITGIGFTLTYIFFAAVPVFLGAVVVGLFGKHADPNAKLEDIAW